A single genomic interval of Tursiops truncatus isolate mTurTru1 chromosome 1, mTurTru1.mat.Y, whole genome shotgun sequence harbors:
- the SYDE2 gene encoding rho GTPase-activating protein SYDE2 isoform X4: MRSAAPPPSPTRPAAELCQECEEPARASVGHGEPPPPPPPRARLPPVRDSELSPHQGRAWLLRQRGMTDPLRRTLSRLQGRRGPRAAGGPGRRVATAATVAASSAAEGDAGGVPAGPLRERAGGARPSLERPPPSPQAWGPEARVPGGRPERSRALGPRPRGGKEAAPSGRGLTRASLHAPPGSEGSVEDEEDDADYYENLPGGSQPAPEPEGAEAERWPPPPPAAGSSPGAEGGRLETGRLQTQLREAYYLLIQAMHDLPPDSGRRQGDRGRADRGCPAGARAPGQPPSPCGAAARRACPRDCERGGGDCPWQQVSPPRSPPRESGGGRPRTPRMRLPCSRSLDSLRVGAKPPPLQRWRSDSWIRCGARGEPDEPPPRGGGMDGWSGGSSRAAAPSGLRPPSSEDPRRSSGSRSKEDGQEGLPFLKPPAVTVKKLQKWMYKGRLLSLGMKGRARRTPPEVTRAQATSPNLGALKMRESQVVSVSPDQRITLTDLFENVYESSMKRRELEDLKDNIGFRGHKPLNSITVSKKRNWLYQSTLRSFNLEDENKKCQDISHLSISPVSLPKLQLSRPFLKSSEEYCTYMVCTATNSSLSRDCSLDFNEENDADDEGEIWYNPIPEDDDFGISNALSFGEADSAVLKFPDVGLRVLSGSDLMKEEQHTEDLLCSSEHTGDVQTTQSNEINPIDSIYSTEFVEQYKQRHGHKTQEGIIVEESPTLKSPFAGPGIVAATNKPDLGVAGPSSPSPSPVKKGSSIHWSFPDKIKSPRTVRKLSMRMKRLPEFSRKLSVKGNLNYGNSPDNTPSLSKCNWQEIHNAVILPSGNTTTAAKRNVISRYHLDTSVSSQHSYQKKTSVSSKYSCKSGYLSDGDSPELIAKSSKHGCENKFAKGKEIIPNSCSKNEIDIDAFRHYSFSDQPKCSQYISGLMSVHFYGAEDLKPPRIDSKDVFCAIQVDSVNKARTALLTCRTTFLDMDHTFNIEIENAQHLKLVVFSWEPTPRKNRVCCHGTVVLPTLFRVTKTHQLAVKLEPRGLIYVKVTLLEQWENSLHGLDINREPVIFGVDIRKVVEKENIGLMVPLLIQKCIMEIEKRGCQVVGLYRLCGSAAVKKELREAFERDSKAVGLCESQYPDINVITEKVWGFPGGAVVENPSANAGDVGSSSGPGRSHMPQSSWAHALQLLSLRSGAREPQLLSPRA; this comes from the exons ATGCGCTCTGCGGCGCCGCCGCCCTCCCCCACCCGTCCCGCGGCAGAGTTATGCCAAGAATGTGAGGAGCCCGCGAGGGCCAGTGTCGGTCATggggagccgccgccgccgccgccgccgcgagcGCGGCTTCCTCCCGTGCGGGACTCCGAGCTGTCCCCGCACCAGGGGCGAGCCTGGCTGCTGAGGCAGAGGGGGATGACGGACCCTTTGAGGAGGACGCTGTCCAGGCTCCAGGGGAGGCGGGGTCCTCGTGCCGCCGGGGGGCCCGGGCGCCGGGTGGCCACAGCAGCCACCGTGGCGGCCTCTTCGGCTGCCGAGGGAGATGCCGGGGGTGTTCCGGCCGGGCCCCTACGCGAGCGCGCCGGCGGAGCCCGGCCGAGCCTGGAGCGACCGCCGCCGTCGCCTCAGGCGTGGGGTCCTGAGGCGCGGGTCCCGGGAGGGCGGCCGGAGAGGTCGAGGGCGCTCGGGCCTCGGCCGCGCGGCGGGAAGGAGGCCGCACCCTCGGGCCGCGGGCTCACTCGCGCCTCTCTGCACGCTCCGCCGGGCTCCGAGGGCAGCGTAGAGGACGAGGAGGACGACGCCGACTACTACGAGAACCTGCCCGGCGGCTCCCAGCCCGCGCCGGAGCCTGAGGGGGCGGAGGCGGAGCGGTGGCCCCCGCCTCCCCCGGCCGCTGGCTCCTCCCCAGGGGCGGAGGGCGGCCGTCTGGAGACAGGCAGGCTGCAGACCCAGTTGCGAGAGGCCTATTATCTGCTGATCCAGGCCATGCACGACCTGCCCCCTGACTCGGGCAGGCGGCAGGGCGACCGGGGCAGGGCGGATCGCGGCTGCCCTGCGGGAGCCCGGGCTCCGGGCCAGCCGCCTTCCCCCTGCGGCGCGGCGGCCCGCCGAGCCTGCCCCCGAGACTGCGAGCGGGGAGGCGGCGACTGCCCTTGGCAGCAGGTGTCCCCGCCCCGGTCGCCTCCGAGGGAGTCGGGGGGAGGCCGCCCGCGGACTCCTCGGATGCGGCTGCCCTGCAGCAGAAGCCTCGACAGCCTCCGCGTGGGTGCCAAGCCGCCTCCCTTACAGCGGTGGCGGAGCGACAGCTGGATCAGGTGCGGCGCGCGCGGGGAACCGGACGAGCCCCCGCCACGTGGAGGCGGGATGGACGGCTGGAGCGGAGGCAGCTCCCGGGCCGCGGCGCCCTCCGGCCTCCGGCCTCCCAGCTCCGAGGACCCCCGCCGCTCCTCGGGAAGCCGCAGCAAAGAAGACGGCCAGGAGGGGCTCCCCTTCCTCAAACCGCCCGCGGTGACAGTCAAGAAGCTGCAGAAGTGGATGTACAAAGGACGCCTGCTGTCTCTGGGAATGAAGGGTCGCGCTCGTAGGACACCCCCCGAAGTCACCCGAGCGCAGGCAACGTCTCCAAATCTGGGCGCTTTGAAAATGCGGGAAAGCCAAGTCGTCTCGGTGTCGCCAGACCAAAGGATTACGCTGACAG acttatttgaaaatgtctatGAGTCTTCAATGAAGAGAAGAGAACTTGAAGATCTGAAGGATAATATTGGCTTCAGGGGTCATAAGCCACTTAATAGCATCACTGTGTCAAAGAAACGCAATTGGCTATATCAGAGTACTCTGAGATCTTTTAATTTGGAAGACGAAAATAAGAAATGCCAAGATATAAGTCATTTATCCATCTCACCCGTTTCTCTACCTAAACTGCAGCTGTCACGACCTTTCCTCAAATCATCTGAAGAATATTGTACGTATATGGTGTGTACTGCTACAAATTCTTCATTATCAAGAGACTGTTCATTAGACTTTAATGAGGAAAATGATGCAGATGATGAAGGAGAAATATGGTACAACCCCATTCCTGAGGATGATGACTTTGGTATTTCAAATGCCTTGAGTTTTGGGGAGGCAGACTCTGCTGTTCTGAAGTTTCCTGATGTCGGTTTGAGAGTATTATCTGGTAGTGACCTAATGAAAGAAGAGCAGCACACTGAAGACTTGCTGTGCTCTTCTGAACACACAGGCGATGTTCAGACCACACAGTCAAATGAAATAAATCCTATAGATTCCATCTATTCCACAGAGTTTGTGGAGCAGTACAAGCAAAGGCATGGACACAAGACACAAGAAGGTATAATAGTAGAGGAGAGTCCCACGTTGAAATCTCCTTTTGCAG gtCCTGGGATAGTAGCTGCTACAAATAAGCCTGATTTGGGAGTTGCAGGACCATCTTCTCCAAGCCCTAGCCCTGTGAAAAAAGGCAGTTCAATTCATTGGTCTTTCCCggataaaataaaatctccacGAACTGTGAGGAAACTTTCCATGAGAATGAAAAGGTTGCCAGAATTTAGCCGGAAACTAAGTGTTAAAGGAAACTTGAATTATGGAAACAGTCCGGATAATACTCCTTCCTTGTCTAAATGTAACTGGCAAGAAATTCATAATGCTGTTATTCTACCTTCTGGGAACACAACCACAGCTGCTAAGAGGAATGTTATAAGCCGGTACCATCTTGATACTAGTGTGTCTTCTCAGCACAGCTACCAGAAGAAAACCTCTGTGAGTTCTAAGTATTCCTGCAAAAGTGGTTACCTCAGTGATGGAGATTCTCCTGAACTTATAGCTAAATCTAGCAAACATGGATGTGAAAACAAAtttgcaaaaggaaaagaaataattccaaataGTTGTAGCAAGAATGAAATAGACATTGATGCTTTTAGACATTATAGCTTTTCTGATCAACCTAAGTGTTCTCAGTACATATCTGGGCTCATGAGTGTGCATTTCTATGGTGCTGAGGATTTAAAACCACCTCGGATAGATTCAAAAGATGTCTTTTGTGCAATTCAGGTAGATTCAGTAAACAAAGCCAGAACAGCTTTGCTCACATGTCGGACAACGTTTTTAGACATGGATCACACTTTCAACATAGAAATTGAAAATGCACAGCATTTGAAATTAGTAGTATTCAGTTGGGAACCCACTCCAAGAAAAAATCGAGTGTGTTGTCATGGAACTGTTGTTCTTCCCACCTTATTCAGAGTGACAAAGACACATCAGTTGGCTGTCAAACTTGAACCTAGAGGTCTTATTTATGTGAAAGTGACTCTTTTGGAACAGTGGGAGAATTCACTTCACGGACTAGATATAAATCGAGAACCAGTAATATTTGGTGTTGATATTCGAAAAGttgtagagaaagaaaatataggctTGATGGTACCACTCCTGATTCAGAAATGTATTATGGAAATTGAAAAGAGAGGCTGTCAG